The stretch of DNA CTGTCGCCACTCCGAGTGATGCACGTCGCCAAGAACTTCCAAGAGCAGGCCGAGCTCGCCTTCCGTGAGACGGGTAGCGCGCTGATGAGCGTCGTGCGGTTCTTGCAGAAGATCGGCGGGCAGGTCTCGGTGAAGGCGCTCGGCGGGCCGCTGACGATCGCGCAGGTGGCGGGAGAGGCGGCGTTCGAGGGTGTTGGCGCCCTGCTCATGTCGCTGGTGATGCTCAGCGCGAACCTGGCGGTGCTCAACTTCCTGCCAATCCCCGTGCTCGACGGCGGGCACATGGTGTTCTTGCTCTACGAGGGGATCACCGGGCGGCCCGTCAACGAGAAGGTGGCGATCGCCCTGCAGACGGTCGGCCTGCTCTTGTTGCTCAGCCTGATGCTGTTCGTCACTTCGATGGACATCTCCCGGCTGGTGACGAGTCTGTTCTAAGGCGCCGGCGCCGCTAGCACGGCGGCGATCCGCCTTGCCTCCGCTCGGGGGATGCCGCTAAACGTTGCGTCGAATTGACCGGCTACCGGTATCGACGCATGCAAAGGCTACGGCTCCTGATCATCCTTGCGCTGGCGCTCGCCCTCCGGGCGTCGTCGGCCGCTGCGCAGGGCGCAGGCGAGACGCTGCCGGCGCCGCAACTGATCCCGACCTACGCGGACCTCGTCCCGCCGAACCCGGCGCCTCCGGCAGAAGAAGAAGTCGCGGGCGAGCCCGTCGAGTCGGGCGAGGTGACGCCGGTGATCGAAGAGAACTTCGGCGCGTTGTTGCCGGGGCACGAGCCCGTTGTGCCCTGGTACGAGCCGGCGTACTGGTTCGGCCCGGCGCCGTGGGACTCGGGGATCGAGTTTGGCCTCAACGGCACGAGCGGCACCAGCGAGTCGGTGAGCTTCCGCGTCGGCGGCTTCATCAAACGCAGCGCGAAGGACTACAAGCTCGACGCGTCGCTGTACCACAACCGCACCCAGTCCAACGGCGTCGAGGTGCAGAGCAACGCGCTGCTGGACGCGCGCTACGACTGGTTGTTCGGTGAGTCGCCGTGGACGGTCTACGTGATGACCCAGACCTTCTACGACGAGTTCCAGGCGTTCGACCTCAACGTCAACGCCAACGCCGGTTTTGGTTACCAGTGGTTCCAAGAGGACTGGACGAAACTCACGACGAGCATCGGTACGGGCGCCTCGCGCGAGTTCGGCGGGCCCGACAGCGAGTGGGTCCCCGAAGCGCAGTTCGGCGTGAACTACGAGCTACAGATCGACGCCGACAAAAAGCTATTCGCCAAGGCCGACTGGTTCCCCGAGTGGGAAGACTTCAACGACTACCGCGTGCTGGCGGACGTCGGCATGCAGATCCAACTCCATCAGCCGTCGAACATGAGCCTCAAGCTCTCGGCGACCGATCGCTACGACTCGGACCCGCAGGGCGTTTCGCCGCACAACCTGAACTACTCGGCGATGCTGATCTGGAAGTTGTAAGCGAGGGACGAGGGATTAGGGGCGAGGGGCTGAGGGAAAGCAGCCTCCGGTTTGTGCGAGGAATTGGCCACTCGATTGGTTATAATGTTGGACTCTCGACGTCTGACATTTCGCCACCGAATTTGCCCGCCGCCATGTCCACGCTTCGTCTTGCCGCGCTGCTCGTTTTTGCCCTGGTCGCTGTGTCTAGCGCCGTTGCGGAGGAGGGTTTTACGCCGCTGTTTAATGGCGAGAACCTCGACGGCTGGGTGCAGCGTGGCGGCGAAGCGACCTACGAGGTCGACGCCGACGCCGACGGCGGGCCGCAGATCGTCGGCACGAGCGTCGCGAGCACGCCCAACTCGTTTCTTTGCACCGATCGCGATTACGGCGACTTCGTCTTGGAGTTCGAGGTGCTGGTGGATTCGTCGCTCAATTCGGGCGTGCAGTTCCGCAGCCAGTGCTTCGACGAGCCGCAGACCGTCAAGCTCGAAGTCGATGGCCCTGATGGGGAAAGCAAAGAGCAGACTTACAAGATCCCCGCCGGCCGCGTGCATGGCTACCAGTGCGAGATCGACCCCTCGGACCGGGCCTGGTCGGGAGGCGTCTATGACGAAGCCCGTCGCGGCTGGTTGTACGACCTGAAGGCCGACAACCGCGCCGAGGCGCGTTCGGCGTTCAAGGTCGGCGAGTGGAACCACTACCGCATCGAGTGTGTCGGCGACCACATCGAGACCACCGTCAACGGCGTCCCCGTCGCCCACCTGCACGACGATGTGACGCCGGAGGGCTTCATCGCACTACAGGTCCACTCGGTCGGCAGCCCCGAGCAAGTCGGCAAGCAGATCCGCTGGCGAAACATCCGCATTCAAGAAATCGAAGAGTGATCGAGCAGGGACTCGAAGCAAGGAAGTAGGGTGGGTCGTTCGGTTGACCGATGAAGTCGGTGGCGAGCGTTATTCCAACCGGTGTGCCGGATCAACCCCGCCTGCTATGCCGCGTGAGAGTGACGACCGACAGCCGCGAGTCGTTCGAACAGCGCGAGGTAGTCGCGGGTCATCCGCTCGATCGTGAAGTGCTCATCGGCCCATGCCCTCGCCGTGGCGATGCGACGCGAGTTCTCGTCGGTGGGCTGGAGAGCGGCTTCGATCGCGGCGGCCATCGCTGCCGGATCGTCCGGCAGAACCGCGCGGGCGACGGGAGAAGCGCCGGGCTCGTTGATCTGCAGCGCTTCGCCGTTGCCGCCGACGGGAGTCGCGACGACGGGCGTGCCGGACATCATCGCCTCGACGAGCACTAGCGACAGGCCCTCGCGGTGCGACGCCGACGCAAAGACGTCGGCCGCTGCGAGCAGCGCGCCGATGTCGCTACGGAAGCCGAGCAGCGTGACACGGTCGGCGACGCCAAGCCTCGCGATCTGAGCTTCGAGCGCATCGCGCTGCGGGCCTTCGCCGGCGATCCAGAGGTTCCAGCCGCTCGAACGAGCAGCGGATTCGATGAGCGAGTCAAAGCCCTTCACCGGCAGCAAGCTGCCGATCGCAAGGACATGCTTCGCGCCCCCGCCTTTGGTTGCCAGGAGCGACTTCGCGGCTGCGAACTCTGCGTTGGTAGGCGCTAGTCGGTCGAGTCCCGCATGGATCACTTCGAGCTTGGCTGCTTGAACGCCAGCCGCGAGGCATTCACGCCGGGCGGCCTCGGCGACGCAGACGACGCGTTCCAGCAGGTGGTTGTGTTTCCATGCCGAGCGGACGGGGAAGCAGGTGTGCTTGACGCCGACGCGGGGGACGCCAAGCCCCGCGAGCGCGACGCCGCCGTAGGTGATGGCGTGGGGGTCGTTGAGGACGACAACACCGGGCGCCGTGCGGGTGATCCAGTTCCGCAGCCGCCACATCGCCGCCGGGCCTCGGCCGCGGCCGGGGAGTTCGAGCCGCTCGATCCCCAGTTGCTTGCTGGCCCAATCGGCCGTCGCGCTAGCAGCGGGCGCCGCGACGCCAATGGTGTGCCCCGCGCGTCGGCAGCCGAGCGCGAGTTGAGCCAGCACGTTTTCGCCGCCGCCCCAGGTGCGTTGTGTGCTGACGAGGGCGATCTTCATTCGGCGAGGGTTTCCAGCGAGGGGCGGGGTCGATCAGGCGGCGTGACGTTGCGACGCCTTCGACTTACCGGCCGCGGCCCAGTCGCGACGGGCGACGATCGTGCTCTCGCCGTGCGTCCATTCAACGGGGAAGCCGGGCGTGCCGTTGTAGAAGTTCCGCAGACAGCCGGTGCGGTAACGCTCGTGCAGTTCGGCGACGACCACGTTCACCCGATCGATCCACGCCGACGTGTCGGCGAACACCTCGACCTCGGCTCCTTCGATGTCCACTTTCAGGAGATCGACGTGATCGAAATCATGCTCGTCGAGCAGTTCGTCGAGCGTCGCCGCGCGGACGGAGTTGGCGGCCATCGCGTCGGTCAAGGCTTCCGTACGGAAGCCCCAAGCGCCGGTTCCGGAGTCCACCACGCCGATCACGCCGGACTCGCTCCATAGCGCGGCGCGGACGGCCTGGATGTTCGGGTAGGGCGCCGTGTTCTTCAGCAGGAGGTCGTAGTTCTGCGCCTCGGGCTCGATCGCAAGAATCCGCGCGTCGGGGTAACGGCTGGCAAAGTAAGCGGAGGCGAGGCCGATATTGGCGCCGGCGTCAACGATGGTGACGGGCCGCTTCGCGAGCTCGACGGCGTACTCTTGGCGCGTGACGACCTGCTTGTAGGTCGAGACATCCGTCGAAGGGACCCGCAGCGTCACGGGGTGTTCGAGCAGCGGCGCATGCACATTGAACGTCACCGGCGTATCGGCGACCCGTCCGGCGACGGCCGCGCTAAAGCCGTGCAACCCGCCGTGGCGTAGGCACCACTGGGCGTCGCGGAACGCTTGTTTGAAGGGACCAGCCATCGGCACAGCAAAGGGGGTCAATTGACTCCGACACTAGAGCCAATGATCGGTCGTAGTAGCTCAATTCCCTACGGCGGGCAACACGGAACGTCAGAGTCGACGCCAGCATGTGGTGAACGCCCGCGCTTCGCTAGCGTTGCTAGTGTTGTCGTTCCGGTCGGGATCCGCGTTGATGAAAGCGATCCGTTGATCGCATGTCGCAACGGATCATTCCGATTCCCGCACAAACCCTATCCGAAACGCCCGGTAGCCCGCGGTGATTTGCTCGCCGTAGATGGCCCGCAGCTCGACACGCAGGGCGTCGGCGGTAGCAAAGCCATCGGGGACGGCGTCCTCGTCTGTCAGCGAGTCGATCTCGACCGGCTCAACCACGGTGATCCGGATGGCGCCGACGCCAGGGATGTAACTTCGCTGCCCCTGCCGCATCATCCGGTGCTTCCACAGTCGGATGGTCTGGGTTTTCTCACCGCAGC from Botrimarina mediterranea encodes:
- a CDS encoding FkbM family methyltransferase: MAGPFKQAFRDAQWCLRHGGLHGFSAAVAGRVADTPVTFNVHAPLLEHPVTLRVPSTDVSTYKQVVTRQEYAVELAKRPVTIVDAGANIGLASAYFASRYPDARILAIEPEAQNYDLLLKNTAPYPNIQAVRAALWSESGVIGVVDSGTGAWGFRTEALTDAMAANSVRAATLDELLDEHDFDHVDLLKVDIEGAEVEVFADTSAWIDRVNVVVAELHERYRTGCLRNFYNGTPGFPVEWTHGESTIVARRDWAAAGKSKASQRHAA
- a CDS encoding ASCH domain-containing protein, encoding MLLFKRKFLPAIRCGEKTQTIRLWKHRMMRQGQRSYIPGVGAIRITVVEPVEIDSLTDEDAVPDGFATADALRVELRAIYGEQITAGYRAFRIGFVRESE
- a CDS encoding 3-keto-disaccharide hydrolase; the protein is MSTLRLAALLVFALVAVSSAVAEEGFTPLFNGENLDGWVQRGGEATYEVDADADGGPQIVGTSVASTPNSFLCTDRDYGDFVLEFEVLVDSSLNSGVQFRSQCFDEPQTVKLEVDGPDGESKEQTYKIPAGRVHGYQCEIDPSDRAWSGGVYDEARRGWLYDLKADNRAEARSAFKVGEWNHYRIECVGDHIETTVNGVPVAHLHDDVTPEGFIALQVHSVGSPEQVGKQIRWRNIRIQEIEE
- a CDS encoding DUF481 domain-containing protein; its protein translation is MQRLRLLIILALALALRASSAAAQGAGETLPAPQLIPTYADLVPPNPAPPAEEEVAGEPVESGEVTPVIEENFGALLPGHEPVVPWYEPAYWFGPAPWDSGIEFGLNGTSGTSESVSFRVGGFIKRSAKDYKLDASLYHNRTQSNGVEVQSNALLDARYDWLFGESPWTVYVMTQTFYDEFQAFDLNVNANAGFGYQWFQEDWTKLTTSIGTGASREFGGPDSEWVPEAQFGVNYELQIDADKKLFAKADWFPEWEDFNDYRVLADVGMQIQLHQPSNMSLKLSATDRYDSDPQGVSPHNLNYSAMLIWKL
- a CDS encoding glycosyltransferase, with the translated sequence MKIALVSTQRTWGGGENVLAQLALGCRRAGHTIGVAAPAASATADWASKQLGIERLELPGRGRGPAAMWRLRNWITRTAPGVVVLNDPHAITYGGVALAGLGVPRVGVKHTCFPVRSAWKHNHLLERVVCVAEAARRECLAAGVQAAKLEVIHAGLDRLAPTNAEFAAAKSLLATKGGGAKHVLAIGSLLPVKGFDSLIESAARSSGWNLWIAGEGPQRDALEAQIARLGVADRVTLLGFRSDIGALLAAADVFASASHREGLSLVLVEAMMSGTPVVATPVGGNGEALQINEPGASPVARAVLPDDPAAMAAAIEAALQPTDENSRRIATARAWADEHFTIERMTRDYLALFERLAAVGRHSHAA